Genomic DNA from Acidimicrobiales bacterium:
GATGCACTGGCTGCCGAACTGCTCGGCGGCGTCGGCAACGAGACTGGGGTCGGATGTCGCTGCGGTGCAGACGGCGACCTTGTCGGCTCCGGCGTGCAAGAGACGTCGAACGTCGTCGACGGTTCGCACGCCACCACCGACGGTGAGCGGCATGAAGCAGTCGTCGGCGAGGTCGTCGATCAGGTCGAAGTCGGGTGGCCGGTTCTGGAGCGTCGCCGTCACATCGAGGAAGACGAGTTCGTCGACACCCCGCATGTTGTAGACCTTGATTGCCTGTGTCGCCCCGCCGACGGCGCGTCGACTGTCGAACTTCACGCCCTTCACAAGGCCGAAGTCTCGGTACAGCAACGTCGGGATGATCCTGGTCTTGAGCACGATCAGATCTCCAGGAAGCGTCGGAGGATGGCGAAGCCAACGGTTTGGCTCTTCTCCGGGTGGAACTGGACGCCGAACGCGTTGCCGTTCGCCACCGCCGAGACGAAACCACCGGCATACGGCGTGGTTGCGATCACCTGTCGATCGTCGCTGCACCGGGCATGGAAGCTGTGCACGAAGTAGACGTCGGCTCCGTCGTCGATGGAGTCGAGCAAGGGAGCATCGACCTCGGTGCGATGCACCTCGTTCCATCCCACATGCGGGATTCGGGGATCGTCGGGCGTCGGTGCGAGGCGCTCGACGCGACCGTCGATCCAGCCGAGGCCTTTGGTCTCGCCGGCGCCGTCGGTCGATCCTTCGACCCCGACGGTCAGCATCAGTTGCATGCCGAGGCAGATCCCGAGAAACGGTGCCTGCAACGACATCACCTGTTCGGTGAGCTCGTCGGCCAGACCTGAGCGCTGCAGGTTGGCTGCCGCGGCGGCGAAGGAACCAACGCCGGGAAGGATGATTCGATCAGCGACACGAAGGTCGGCAGGATCGGAGGTCACGGTTGCGGTGCCCCCACACTCCTCGACGGCGCGCCGCACCGAATCGAGATTGCACAAGCCGTAGTCGACGATGGCGACGCGGTTCACGCTCAGACCCGCGAGGTCACTCGGTCGGTCGACCGTCGCCCCGGGTTGTCGGCGCCGTCACTGGGCACGTTGTCATCGTTGATCTTGGTGAGATTGTTGTGGCGATCCTTGACCAGATTCCCGTTGCGATCGGTGACGAAGATCCGCTTGTTCGTGAACCGGTCACAGACGGCGACGAACTCGTCGAGTGTCATGTCGATCGAGTCCAGAACGTCGACGAGATCGACACCGAGGTAGGACCACGGGAACTTGCCGTCGTGGCGACGCACCAGTTCCACGGCGTCGTGGCGCGACATCCGCTCCCGCCGCACCGCCATGCAGGCGTGGTCGGTGGCTCGGGCGAAGCCGTACTTCAGGAACTTGAAGTAGTCGTGAATACGGTGATGAGCGTTGTCGAGGTTCTCGTAGTTGAGCAACGCACCTTCGACCGTGTGCGGATACGACTCGAAGCCGTAGGCCTGGGCGATGGTGGCGTTCTGGGCACCGTCCCACGGGAGGTAGTAGCCGAGGAAGATGCCGGTCACCCCGACTCGTTCGAGCTCGGCGTCGGTGGGGTAGGTGTACTGGGTGAGGTCGCGCTCGGTGATGCCGCTCTGTCCGACGAGGTCGTTGACCCGGAGGCCGAGTAGCCCTCCGAACTCCTCGAGCCAGCGGCGGGTCAGTGTGTTGTCGTTGGCTGCCGCCGCCGGGCCGCCGTACTCATTCTGGGAGTTCTCGCCCCAGACGATCAGCGGGATGTCCATCTGCACGGCGATGCGCACCGGCACGGTGAAGATGGTGACGTGCTCTGGCCACGCGATGTCGCCGACCTGGGTGAGCGCCAGTTTGTTGATGCGACGTCGGACGACCGGGTTGGTGCTGACCTCGATGTGGTCGACGCCCAGCGACTTGATGTTCTCGATGTTGCGGCGTCCGATGTCGGTCAGATGATCGGTGGTCGCCGTGACGCAGAGCGGACGCGCACCCAGTTCGAGCATACGGATCACCTGGAACGTGCTGTCCTTGCCGCCGCTGACCGGGATCACGCAGTCGTAGGTGCGACCTTCGCGCCGGTAGCGAGCGAGCACCTCTTCCAGCTCGATCCGTCGGGCGTCCCAGTCGACGTCCTTGCGACCCTCGAAATGGCGGCAGGCGCTGCAGACCCCGGCATCGTCGAAGAGGATGTCCGGCTTGGTCTCGGGCATCACGCAATTCGTGCAGTATCGGATCATCGGCGGGAACCTCTCGAGCGCAGCCCGTCGAGTCGACGGACTTCGGTGAGGCTCCTATCGGCCGCAGGTCAAGCCATTCAAGCCCGGTGACTCAGGTGATGGCGAGCATCCGTTCGAGCGCCACCTTCGACCATTCCGTGGTGTCGGCATCGACCGAGATCTGATTGATCACTCGGCCTTCGAGCAACTCCTCGAGCACCCAGGCCAGGTGAGGAAGGTCGATGCGCGACATGGTCGAGCACGGGCAGATGAGCGGATCGAGGTTGACGATGGTCTTGTCCGGGTGCTCCTGCGCCAACCGTGACACCAGGTGGACCTCGGTGCCGACGCCGATGGCGGTGCCGGCCGGGAGTTCGGCGACCTTCTTCAGGATGTAGCCGGTACTCCCGAGGAAGTCGGCCTTCTCGCACGCCTCGTACGGCGCCTCGGGATGGATGATGACCACACCGTCGGGGTACTGGGCTCGGAAGTCGGCGACCTGTTCGGGGCTGAAGCGCTGATGGATGGTGCAGTGGCCCTTCCACAGCAGCAAGGTGGCTTCCTTGCAGTCGGCCTCGGTGAGGCCTCCTCGGTCGAGGCGAGGATTCCACAGTCGCATGTCGGTGTGGTCGTAGCCCATGGCGAGACCGGTGTTGCGGCCGAGGTGCTGATCGGGGAAGAACAGGACCTTGTCGCCTTGCCCGCCTTGGCGAACCCCTTGTGCGTCGGGCGTGCCGAGTGCCCATTCGAGCACCGCCTGAGCGTTCGACGACGTGCAGACGGCGCCACCGTGCTTGCCCACGAAGCTCTTGATGGCAGCCGAGGAGTTCATGTAGGTGATGGGCACGACTCGGCTGATGTCGACCGTCTCGCCGAGGACCTCCCACGCTTCTTCGACCTGGTCGAGGTCGGCCATGTCGGCCATCGAACAACCGGCGTTCAGGTCGGGCAGGATCACTGCCTGGTCGTCGCTGGTGAGGATGTCGGCCGACTCGGCCATGAAGTGCACGCCGCAGAACACGATGAACTCAGCCTCAGGCCGTTGCTGAGCCAGGACGGACAGCTTGAACGAATCGCCGCGAGCGTCGGCGAAGGCGATGACGTCGTCGCGCTGGTAGTGATGCCCGAGGATGAACAGCCGGTCACCCAGCTCGGCCTTGGCCGCGGTGATCCAGTCGGCAAGCTCGGCGTCGGACGCCTTCGAGTATCGATCGGGCAGAGGACGCTGGAGTCGAAGCACGTCGACAGTATAGAGAACTGCCCGGCCCGGACTTCGGCAGTAGCCGTTCGCACCGTGGTCGGCGCGACGGCAGCTCAGCCGGTCGGCGTGGTGTCCTCGGTCGCAGGGTCGTCGGTCGGCGGTTGGTCAGACGCCGAGGCCGGGCACGAGCTGGTGGGGGTGGCCGGACGAGCGATCACCCGACCGTAGGCCGCGCTGAGCTCGGCGCCGCCGATGGCGGCGCGGCCGCTGTCGTCGACCATGCCGATGATGAAGCCGTCGTGGTTCAACACTGCCGATCCGGGGCGGAAGGCCGACCCGCTGAACCCGAACGAGTTGACGAGGCCGATGATGCCGTCGATCTGGTCGACGATCGCCGGGGTGCCGTTGATCGCTGCGCCGAAACGCTCGACCACCACCACCTGTGGATTGGAGAAGATCTGGTCGGCGACACCCCATTGCATCGCCTCGACACCGGCGACCGGGTCGATCTCGATCACGGCGATGTCAGTGCGACGGTCGACACCAATCACCGTGCCGACCCGACTGGTGTTGTCCGCAAACCGAATCACTGGTCGAGCGTCATTGGCGACCGAGGCGGCGTTGGTCACGAACCGGGTGGCGGAGAGCGCAACGGCGTTGCCGGTTGCGGGCACACCGCAGTTGACCGACACGACCTCGTTGACCTGCGTGGCGACGGTTTCGGCATTGCGTTGCGCCGCATTCGACTGGGCTTCGCCGAAGGCGAGGGTTCCGGGCTGGGCCGCCTCCTCCGAGGCCGTGGTACGCACCGGCCGGCCGAGATCGGCGAAGGCGTAGGCACCATAGGTGCCACCGAGGATCAGCAACGCAGCCGCAATCGGGGCACCGACGACGAACAGCCGATGGCCGCTACGGCGCCCGATGCGAATGTCGGCATCGAGACGATTCGAGATGGCTCGGACGGTGCGGAGCATCTCGTCGCCTACGTCGTCATCATCGTCGCCGATGAGTGTCGGCAGAACCGAAGGCTCCGCAGCAGATGGACGGCTGGGCGCCACTGTCGCCGTCGATGGCGTGGCAGCGGGCGGCTGGGCGCCAATCATCTGCGGGTGTGAGCCAGAGGGCGAACGAGTCGACAGCGGGGGAGGAGTGAAGACTCTGCCGTTGGGCGCGATCGTGCCGACGGGTTCGTCGGCATCGTCGAATCCGGACCCGAAGGGTTCGAAGGCCGGCGAGGGAACCGGGGTGGTGTCGAGGGAGGCAAGGAAGTCGTCCGGGCTGATACCAGGCGCGTTTCCGCAGACAGGACAGCGTGCTGCCGACTGCGGAACGATGTTTTGGCAGCTCGAACACAACGCCATGGTGTCTAGATCGGCATGAACGATCACAACTTTACGGACCAACCGTTGCGTGTTCGCCGGCGTCGGTCACCGCCCGCTGTCGTACCGCTTCCCTAAGCTTGACCCAATGGTGACCCGCCCCCCAGCCGGAACGATCCCCGACGCTCCTGGCTCGTACCAGTTCCGCGACGCCGACGGTCGAGTGATCTATGTCGGCAAGGCCAAGTCGCTGCGTTCGCGCCTGTCGAACTACTTCCAGAATCCAGCCAACATGCACCCCCGCACCATGCAGATGGTCACCACGGCGGCGTCCGTCGAGTGGATCCAGGTCGAGAACGAGGTCGAGGCCTTGATGCTCGAGTACAACCTGATCAAGGAGCACCGCCCCCGGTTCAACGTCCGCCTCGTCGACGACAAGAGCTACCCCTACCTGGCGGTCAGCGTCGACGACGAATGGCCGCGCCCCCGGGTGATGCGTGGCCGCAAGAAGAAGGGCACCCGCTACTTCGGCCCCTACGCGCACGCGTACGCGATCCGCGACACCCTCGACTCGCTCCTGCGCACCTTCCCCGTGCGTACTTGTTCCGACAACAAGCTCGAACGCCATCGCAAGCTCGGCAAGCCGTGCCTCCTCTTCCACATCGAGAAGTGTTCGGGGCCGTGTGTCGGCGAGGTCACCCACGAGCAATACCAGACCATGGTCGGCGACCTCTGCCAGTTCCTCGAGGGCGACACCGATCCCGTCATCCACCGCCTCGAGTCGTCGATGATGCAGGCCGCCGAAGAGCTCGAGTTCGAGCAGGCCGCCCGGCTTCGCGATCGCATTGCCACCGTCAAGAAGGCGGTGGCGAAGCAGATGATGGTCGGCGAGCGAACCGACGACATCGACGTGATCGGTGTGGCCGAGGACGAACTCGAAGCGCTCGTGTTCATCTTCGTGGTCCGGCGTGGTCGGGTTGTCGGCCGACGGTCGTTCGTGATCGATCGAGTCGAAGACCTCGACACCAACGAGCTCATCGACAAGGTGCTCGAGGGGGTCTACGACGAGGAGCCCGTCCAGGGCATGCCCAAGGTCGTCCTCGTGCCCAACGAACCGTCGCAGACCGAGCTCTATCAAGAGTGGCTGTCGATGCTTCGCGGCTCGAACGTCGAGATCCGGGTGCCCCAACGGGGCGACAAGAAGGATCTCCTCGCCACCGTCACCAAGAACGCCGACGAGGAGTTCACCCGTCACCGCATGAAGCGGGCTTCCGACCACAACGCCCGGGCCAAGGCGCTCAATGAACTCCAGGAATGGCTCGGTCTTCCGGCGGCGCCGCTCCGCATCGAGTGTTTCGACATGAGCCACCTCCAGGGCACCGACTACGTCGGGTCGATGGTCGTCGTCGAGGACGGTCTGGCCAACCGGCGCGAGTACCGCCGGTTCAAGATCAAGACCGTCGACCAGAACGACGACTACGCCGCGATGGAAGAGGTCGTTCGTCGCCGTCTCACCGCCTACAAAGAAGACCTCGACAAGCCACCATCGGAACGAGGCAAGTTCCAGTATCCACCCCAGCTGCTCGTCGTCGACGGCGGCAAGGGGCAGCTGACCTCCGCCGTGAAGGTGCTCGAAGAGCTCGATCTCTTCGACTCCATCCCCGTTGCCTCGCTCGCCAAGCGCTTCGAAGAGGTGTACCTGCCCTACCAGTCCGAACCCATCCGGATCCCTCGCCAATCCGAAGCGCTCTACATGCTGCAGCGCCTGCGCGACGAGTCCCACCGGTTCGCCATCAGCTACCACCGCAACCTGCGGGGCAAGCGCATGACCGTCTCGGTCCTCGACGACATTCCCGGTCTCGGCGCCACCCGCAAGAAGCGGCTCCTCGACGAGTTCGGCGGCGTCAACAAGGTCCGGCGGGCGACGCTCGAATCCCTGAAGGCCCTGTCGTGGCTCCCGGACGCCGTCGCCGAGGCGGTCTACGACAAAACCCACGGGCTGTAACACTGCACCTGCTCCGCAGATGGGCTCCGCCGATCCGAGTCATGCGGTTGGAGCGGCCTCGTCCCTCGGCCACCTCGTCAGGCTCTAACACTGCACTTGCTCCGCAGGTGGGCTCCGCCCATCCGGGTCGAGTGGAGTGAGCGGCCTCGTCCCTCGGCCACGTCGTGAGACTGTTCATTTGGTGGTCACCGGGGTGGCCATGTGGCGGCCGTAGGCTGGCCGGGTGTGGAGTGACCCTGTACTGACCGATTGGTGGCAACGAGAGTTCACCGACGGTGTCGATCCGGAGTACACCGAGCAGATCATTCCGCTGATCATGGCGGCCATCGATACCGTCGAGCCGGCAGGGGCCCAGCGACGGGTGCTCGACATCGGCACCGGCGAGGGCCAGGTCGCACGGGCACTGGCGAGCCGGGGGAGCGAGGTGGTCGGTGTCGATCCGTTCGCCGCCCAGATCGAAACGGCGGTGCAGCGAGCCGGTGGACCGGCCTACGGACTTGCCGCCGCAGCGGGTCTTCCCTTCGTCGATGCCTCGTTCGACGCCGCCGTGGCCTGTCTGGTGTTCGAACACATCGACGAGGTCGACGAAGCGATCAACGAGGTCGCTCGAGTCGTGCGCCCCGGTGGTCACTTCGTGTTCCTGCTGAACCACCCGCTGCTGCAGACGCCGGGGAGCGGCTGGATCGACGACCAGATCATCGATCCGCCCGAGCAGTATTGGCGCATCGGTCCCTATCTCGACGAGGCGGCGACGATCGAGGAGGTGCAAAAGAACGTCTTCGTGCGCTTCATCCACCGGCCACTGTCGCGCTACGTGAACGCCCTGGCCGACGCCGGACTGGTGCTGCACCGCATGTTGGAGCCGGCCCCGCCCGCCGGGTTCCTGGCCATTGCGCCCGAGTACACCGAGGCGGCAACCGTGCCGCGGCTGCTCGTGCTGCACACTCGACGACAACCGGACCCCTCGACATCCTCCACGGGAGTGTGACCACCATGGGCCAACTCGTCTTCGTCACCGGGCTCTCGGGCGCCGGGCGATCCGTCGCCGGCGCCGCGCTGCAAGACCTCGGCTGGTTCGTGATCGACAACTTGCCGGTGAGCCTGCTCCCCAAGGTGGCCGAGCTGGCATCGGCCGGCGGCGCCTACGACAAGGTGGCGCTGGTCATGGCCGCTGCAGGGGAAGACCTCGCCCGTGAGATCGGCCACCTTCGCACCGAACTGCACGACGTTCGGGTGGTGTTCCTCGAGGCCAGCACCGATGTCCTCGTGCGCCGATTCGAGAGCACGAAACGTCGTCATCCCTTCGCCCACGGGGCGCGACGTGAGACTGACCCCGGCACCGCCGGCGACGCTGCCCTCGTGTCCGCCGATGAGGGGGGCACGCTGATCGATTCCATCCAGGCCGAGCGTGAGCAGCTGATGGCGGCGCGATCGTTGGCCGACCTGGTGATCGACACCAGCTCGCTCAGCCCGCACCAGCTGCGGGCTCGGCTTGCCTCCCAGTTCTCCGACTCGACCACCACCAACGGCTTGCACCTGACCGTCAGCTCGTTCGGGTTCAAACACGGTGTCCCACTCGATGTCGACATGGTGATCGACTGCCGTTTCCTCCCGAACCCGTACTGGGACGAGGCACTGCGACCGTTGCGAGGGACCGACCCGTCGATCCAGGCGTTCGTCTTTGCCGATGATCGGGCGCAGGCCTTTCTCGACAAGCTCGAGGCACTCCTCGACGAGCTGCTGCCGGCATACGCCGACGAGGGTCGCTCATACCTGAACATCGCCTTCGGCTGCACCGGCGGGCACCATCGATCGGTCGCAGTGGCCGAGCACATCGCGGCAGTACTCAAAGATCGAGGGTGGATGCCGAGAGTGAAGCATCGAGATGTCGAACGCTGACCCCACCTCTGCATCCTCCGCCGAACTATCCGACGCGGCCCGCGGCCCCCGGGTGGTGGCACTCGGTGGCGGACACGGACTCGCCGCGTCGCTGCGGGCGGCCCGCAGCTATGCCGGCGCGATCGCGGGCGTGGTGTCGGTGGCCGACGACGGTGGCTCCAGCGGCAAGATCCGTCGTGACCTGGGCCTTCCGGCACCCGGCGACGTCCGACGCTGTCTGTCGGCGCTCGCCGGCAACGACTCGCTGCTGGCCCGATCGCTCGAGCACCGCTTCGATGCCGGCGACCTCGAAGGCCACCCCATCGGCAACCTGCTGATCGCCGGCCTGGCCAACGCCACCGGCGACTTCGAAGCCGCCATCGCCGAGGTGGCGCGGCTCGTCGGCGCGCACGGTCACCTCTACCCGGCAACGCTCGGCTCGGTCACGCTGCTGGCCGACTCCGACAGCGGTCCGCTGCGCGGACAGGTCACGATCGAGCGGGCCACCAACATTCGCAACCTGCGCTTCGAACCGCCCGATCCACGTGCGCCCGAGGCGGCAGTGCGTGCCATTCTCGACGCCGATCAGGTCATCATCGGACCGGGGTCGCTCTTCACGAGTGTTCTCGCCGTCGCTGTCGTCCCCGACCTCCGTGCCGCGCTGCAGGCCACCTCGGCGCAACGTGTGTTCGTCGCCAACGTGGCGAACGACAAAGCCGAACTCCGGGGATTCGACCTCCCCGAACATCTCGAAGCCCTGGCCGACCACGGCATCGACGTCGATGTCGCGGTCGCGCACCTCGGCACCCGTCGGGCCGATCGGGCCGACGTTCCCGTGACATCGGCCGACGTCGCCTCTACCGACAACTGGGGCCACGATCCAGAGAAACTTGGATCAGTGCTTCGCGCCCTGCTCACCAACTAAGGTTGTACCGGCGTGCCACTCCACCTCTGCTGGGCCTCAACAGCCCAAACGTCGGCCGCCGCGGTTCTCATCGACGAGGGTTCTCAACGAAGAGCTCCATCTCACAGAAGGCTGAATACAACATGACCATTCGCGTCGGGATCAACGGCTTCGGCCGTATCGGACGGAACTTCTTCCGTGCTGCCAAGCTCTCCGGAGCCGACATCGACTTCGTGGCCGTCAACGATCTCGGATCGCTCGAGACCATGGCGCATCTGCTCAAGTACGACTCGGTCCTTGGCATCCTGCCCGAGGAGATCAAGGCAGTCGACGGCGGTATCTCCGTCGGTGGCGACGTGCTGAAGGTCCTGAGCGAGCGCAACCCGGCCGACCTCCCGTGGGGCGAGCTCGGTGTCGACGTCGTCATCGAGTCCACCGGCATCTTCACCAAGCGTGACACTGCAGCGGCACACCTCGAGGGTGGCGCCCCGTTCGTCATCGTGTCCGCACCCTGCGACGGCGCCGACAACACCTTCGTCGTCGGTGTCAACGACGGCGACTTCGATCCGGCCACCCACAAGGTCGTCTCCAACGCCTCGTGCACCACGAACTGTTTCGTGCCGATGGTGAAGGTCCTCGACGACGCCTTCGGCGTCGAGCAAGGACTGATGACCACCATCCACGCCTACACCGGCGACCAGTCGCTCGTCGACGGCCCGCACAAGGACCTCCGCCGGGCTCGCGCCGCAGC
This window encodes:
- a CDS encoding class I SAM-dependent methyltransferase gives rise to the protein MWSDPVLTDWWQREFTDGVDPEYTEQIIPLIMAAIDTVEPAGAQRRVLDIGTGEGQVARALASRGSEVVGVDPFAAQIETAVQRAGGPAYGLAAAAGLPFVDASFDAAVACLVFEHIDEVDEAINEVARVVRPGGHFVFLLNHPLLQTPGSGWIDDQIIDPPEQYWRIGPYLDEAATIEEVQKNVFVRFIHRPLSRYVNALADAGLVLHRMLEPAPPAGFLAIAPEYTEAATVPRLLVLHTRRQPDPSTSSTGV
- a CDS encoding N-acetyl sugar amidotransferase, which gives rise to MIRYCTNCVMPETKPDILFDDAGVCSACRHFEGRKDVDWDARRIELEEVLARYRREGRTYDCVIPVSGGKDSTFQVIRMLELGARPLCVTATTDHLTDIGRRNIENIKSLGVDHIEVSTNPVVRRRINKLALTQVGDIAWPEHVTIFTVPVRIAVQMDIPLIVWGENSQNEYGGPAAAANDNTLTRRWLEEFGGLLGLRVNDLVGQSGITERDLTQYTYPTDAELERVGVTGIFLGYYLPWDGAQNATIAQAYGFESYPHTVEGALLNYENLDNAHHRIHDYFKFLKYGFARATDHACMAVRRERMSRHDAVELVRRHDGKFPWSYLGVDLVDVLDSIDMTLDEFVAVCDRFTNKRIFVTDRNGNLVKDRHNNLTKINDDNVPSDGADNPGRRSTDRVTSRV
- the uvrC gene encoding excinuclease ABC subunit UvrC codes for the protein MVTRPPAGTIPDAPGSYQFRDADGRVIYVGKAKSLRSRLSNYFQNPANMHPRTMQMVTTAASVEWIQVENEVEALMLEYNLIKEHRPRFNVRLVDDKSYPYLAVSVDDEWPRPRVMRGRKKKGTRYFGPYAHAYAIRDTLDSLLRTFPVRTCSDNKLERHRKLGKPCLLFHIEKCSGPCVGEVTHEQYQTMVGDLCQFLEGDTDPVIHRLESSMMQAAEELEFEQAARLRDRIATVKKAVAKQMMVGERTDDIDVIGVAEDELEALVFIFVVRRGRVVGRRSFVIDRVEDLDTNELIDKVLEGVYDEEPVQGMPKVVLVPNEPSQTELYQEWLSMLRGSNVEIRVPQRGDKKDLLATVTKNADEEFTRHRMKRASDHNARAKALNELQEWLGLPAAPLRIECFDMSHLQGTDYVGSMVVVEDGLANRREYRRFKIKTVDQNDDYAAMEEVVRRRLTAYKEDLDKPPSERGKFQYPPQLLVVDGGKGQLTSAVKVLEELDLFDSIPVASLAKRFEEVYLPYQSEPIRIPRQSEALYMLQRLRDESHRFAISYHRNLRGKRMTVSVLDDIPGLGATRKKRLLDEFGGVNKVRRATLESLKALSWLPDAVAEAVYDKTHGL
- a CDS encoding imidazole glycerol phosphate synthase cyclase subunit: MLKTRIIPTLLYRDFGLVKGVKFDSRRAVGGATQAIKVYNMRGVDELVFLDVTATLQNRPPDFDLIDDLADDCFMPLTVGGGVRTVDDVRRLLHAGADKVAVCTAATSDPSLVADAAEQFGSQCIVVSIDVATLDGRATAMVRSGTESSGLDPVDLAVSAQDRGAGEILLQSVDRDGTMEGYDLATIRAVTDAVSIPVIASGGAGNYPHMAEAVAHGASAVSAASIFHFTEQTPLEAKQYLRSCGVPVRL
- the yvcK gene encoding uridine diphosphate-N-acetylglucosamine-binding protein YvcK; this translates as MSNADPTSASSAELSDAARGPRVVALGGGHGLAASLRAARSYAGAIAGVVSVADDGGSSGKIRRDLGLPAPGDVRRCLSALAGNDSLLARSLEHRFDAGDLEGHPIGNLLIAGLANATGDFEAAIAEVARLVGAHGHLYPATLGSVTLLADSDSGPLRGQVTIERATNIRNLRFEPPDPRAPEAAVRAILDADQVIIGPGSLFTSVLAVAVVPDLRAALQATSAQRVFVANVANDKAELRGFDLPEHLEALADHGIDVDVAVAHLGTRRADRADVPVTSADVASTDNWGHDPEKLGSVLRALLTN
- the gap gene encoding type I glyceraldehyde-3-phosphate dehydrogenase produces the protein MTIRVGINGFGRIGRNFFRAAKLSGADIDFVAVNDLGSLETMAHLLKYDSVLGILPEEIKAVDGGISVGGDVLKVLSERNPADLPWGELGVDVVIESTGIFTKRDTAAAHLEGGAPFVIVSAPCDGADNTFVVGVNDGDFDPATHKVVSNASCTTNCFVPMVKVLDDAFGVEQGLMTTIHAYTGDQSLVDGPHKDLRRARAAAINIIPTSTGAARATGLVLQAMQGKLDGTSLRVPIPTGSITDFTAVLKGSPSVDEINAAYAAAAAEGPLAGVLEYTEAPIVSSDIVTSPASCTIDADMTMAQGTLVKVCGWYDNEWGYSNRLVDLSQIVGAANQA
- the nadA gene encoding quinolinate synthase NadA translates to MLRLQRPLPDRYSKASDAELADWITAAKAELGDRLFILGHHYQRDDVIAFADARGDSFKLSVLAQQRPEAEFIVFCGVHFMAESADILTSDDQAVILPDLNAGCSMADMADLDQVEEAWEVLGETVDISRVVPITYMNSSAAIKSFVGKHGGAVCTSSNAQAVLEWALGTPDAQGVRQGGQGDKVLFFPDQHLGRNTGLAMGYDHTDMRLWNPRLDRGGLTEADCKEATLLLWKGHCTIHQRFSPEQVADFRAQYPDGVVIIHPEAPYEACEKADFLGSTGYILKKVAELPAGTAIGVGTEVHLVSRLAQEHPDKTIVNLDPLICPCSTMSRIDLPHLAWVLEELLEGRVINQISVDADTTEWSKVALERMLAIT
- the hisH gene encoding imidazole glycerol phosphate synthase subunit HisH; translated protein: MNRVAIVDYGLCNLDSVRRAVEECGGTATVTSDPADLRVADRIILPGVGSFAAAAANLQRSGLADELTEQVMSLQAPFLGICLGMQLMLTVGVEGSTDGAGETKGLGWIDGRVERLAPTPDDPRIPHVGWNEVHRTEVDAPLLDSIDDGADVYFVHSFHARCSDDRQVIATTPYAGGFVSAVANGNAFGVQFHPEKSQTVGFAILRRFLEI
- the rapZ gene encoding RNase adapter RapZ; translation: MGQLVFVTGLSGAGRSVAGAALQDLGWFVIDNLPVSLLPKVAELASAGGAYDKVALVMAAAGEDLAREIGHLRTELHDVRVVFLEASTDVLVRRFESTKRRHPFAHGARRETDPGTAGDAALVSADEGGTLIDSIQAEREQLMAARSLADLVIDTSSLSPHQLRARLASQFSDSTTTNGLHLTVSSFGFKHGVPLDVDMVIDCRFLPNPYWDEALRPLRGTDPSIQAFVFADDRAQAFLDKLEALLDELLPAYADEGRSYLNIAFGCTGGHHRSVAVAEHIAAVLKDRGWMPRVKHRDVER